In Vitis vinifera cultivar Pinot Noir 40024 chromosome 17, ASM3070453v1, one genomic interval encodes:
- the LOC100257644 gene encoding uncharacterized protein LOC100257644 isoform X4, whose product MEEMAEREREIEVRSLSGESTTVSISENKTIEDLKLLLIQTFPPASNSPNFHLFFKGAKLSLQSKLNSHPIGSGKFMVLVPFTKKVRQCNQSATTSEVPNQSPVSNFADSAWSDMMQDLRTLSNMSNNENQTNFDSGSVIEGVRNELMEEASATYTLERKRKKFHGDKQEGSSDDLILSLLKSPCKIFLDKQNCEILIRVLESVNCLLDMRSGSCMLLREVGLAYGDATQSGSKSSLCLCPAWLKKIMKTFTFLNIFSAFLQLQQGHITLIHLKEGLDHLGEFGFQVDMEDIEHLSVLCPKVVHFATNGMPSRNLGDNLIVINSSTQHKDQVEDNSRTAQKQVPISKIVSVMKKLESCFKTHLWRAVKVLMRKNGNEMAMLFSLEDLLISVKEGGAGKAKQARRSWSAVSSTNSAQSKCHDTNPLLPMEMVEHLRKGMGCQGQMVHVEEICARMAIRVEIPDELSENTKSALEHIGVTRLYSHQAESIQASLGGKNVVVATMTSSGKSLCYNVPVLEVLSQNLLSCALYLFPTKALAQDQLRALLAMTKGSDVSLKMGVYDGDTSEEDRMWLRDNARLLITNPDMLHMSILPFHGQFRRILSNLRFVIIDEAHAYKGAFGCHTAFILRRLRRLCHHVYGSDPSFIFCTATSANPRDHAMELANLPTLELIHNDGSPSGPKFFALWNPALCSKTVSKRSTSSTNISKSADENVIVKRSRREILQETAPHLVDSICAYRAGYVAQDRRRIESDFFSGKLCGIAATNALELGIDVGHIDVTLHLGFPGSIASLWQQAGRSGRRERPSLAIYVAFEGPLDQYFMKFPQKLFRRPIECCHVDAQNQQVLEQHLVCAALEHPLSLLYDEKYFGSGLNSAITSLTNRGYLSFDPSRGSSSRIWNYIGHAKIPSHAVSIRAIETEKYKVIDKGRDELLEEIEESKAFFQVYDGAVYMHQGKTYLVKELDISRKLALCQQADLKYYTKTRDYTDIHVIGGEIAYQARISRIQFARTTAQVHDCRVTTTWFGFRRIWKGSNKVFDTVELSLPTYSYQSQAVWVRVPQSVKTAVEIHRFSFRAGLHAASHAVLNVVPLYVICNSSDLAPECSNPHDTRYIPERILLYDPHPGGTGFSAQVRSHFTELLTAALELLMSCCCTGDTGCPNCIQNLACGEYNELLHKDAAIMIIKGVLEAEESYFGGHTDSSKP is encoded by the exons ATGGAAGAAATGGCGGAGAGGGAACGAGAAATAGAAGTCCGGAGCCTGAGCGGTGAATCAACCACCGTTTCCATATCGGAAAACAAAACCATTGAAGACCTCAAGCTCCTCCTGATTCAAACTTTCCCTCCCGCCTCCAACTCCCCCAATTTTCACCTCTTCTTCAAG GGTGCTAAATTGAGCTTACAGAGTAAGCTAAACAGTCACCCCATTGGTTCCGGAAAATTTATGGTTCTGGTCCCATTTACCAAGAAGGTTCGACAATGCAATCAATCTGCAACCACCTCGGAAGTTCCCAATCAAAGCCCAGTCTCAAACTTCGCTGATTCAGCATGGTCTGATATGATGCAAGATTTAAGGACTTTAAGCAACATGtcaaataatgaaaatcaaACGAATTTTGACTCTGGGAGTGTAATTGAAGGAGTGAGAAATGAATTAATGGAAGAAGCCTCTGCAACATATACTTTGGAGAGGAAACGCAAAAAGTTCCATGGTGATAAACAGGAAGGATCTTCAGATGACCTTATATTAAGTTTATTGAAGTCGCCTTGTAAGATTTTCTTAGACAAACAGAATTGTGAAATACTTATTCGAGTTTTGGAGTCGGTGAATTGTTTATTGGATATGCGATCTGGCAGCTGCATGTTGTTGAGAGAAGTTGGTTTAGCCTACGGTGATGCAACGCAAAGTGGAAGCAAGAGTAGTTTATGCCTTTGTCCAGCatggttgaaaaaaataatgaaaacatttaCTTTCTTAAATATATTCTCTGCATTTCTACAACTGCAGCAAGGGCATATCACCTTAATCCATTTGAAGGAAGGATTAGATCATCTTGGGGAATTTGGATTTCAAGTTGATATGGAGGATATAGAGCATCTCTCTGTTCTCTGTCCTAAG GTAGTGCATTTTGCCACTAATGGAATGCCATCCAGAAACTTGGGTGATAACCTTATTGTCATTAATTCTTCAACACAACACAAAGATCAAGTTGAAGATAATTCTAGAACTG CTCAAAAGCAGGTGCCTATATCAAAGATTGTCAGTGTGATGAAGAAACTGGAAAGTTGCTTCAAAACACATTTATGGAGGGCTGTTAAAGTGTTGATG CGTAAAAATGGAAATGAGATGGCCATGCTCTTTTCCTTAGAAGATCTACTGATATCTGTGAAGGAAGGTGGTGCTGGTAAGGCAAAACAAGCAAGGAGAAGCTGGTCAGCAGTTTCAAGTACTAATTCAGCTCAATCAAAATGTCAT GATACAAATCCACTGCTCCCAATGGAAATGGTTGAACATCTCAGAAAGGGCATGGGATGTCAAGGACAG ATGGTGCATGTTGAAGAAATTTGTGCTAGAATGGCTATTCGTGTGGAAATCCCAGATGAACTGTCAGAAAACACAAAATCTGCACTTGAACATATTGGAGTTACTAGGTTGTACAGCCACCAG GCAGAGTCGATACAAGCTTCCCTTGGAGGGAAGAATGTTGTTGTGGCAACAATGACATCCAGTGGGAAATCTCTTTGTTACAATGTTCCAGTTCTGGAAGTGTTATCCCAGAATTTGTTATCGTGTGCGCTATACTTGTTTCCAACAAAG GCATTGGCTCAAGATCAACTAAGAGCTTTGTTGGCTATGACAAAAGGGTCTGATGTTAGTTTAAAGATGGGTGTATATGATGGTGATACTTCTGAGGAGGACAGGATGTGGTTACGTGATAATGCTAGATTG TTGATCACAAATCCGGATATGTTACACATGTCAATCTTGCCTTTCCATGGACAATTTCGGCGAATTCTATCAAATCTTAG GTTTGTAATCATTGATGAAGCCCATGCTTACAAGGGAGCATTTGGATGTCACACTGCCTTTATACTGAGAAGACTTCGCCGGTTGTGTCATCATG TGTATGGCAGTGATccatcttttatattttgtacTGCAACTTCTGCAAATCCTCGTGATCATGCTATG GAACTTGCTAATCTACCAACATTGGAGCTGATTCACAATGATGGAAGTCCTTCTGGGCCTAAGTTTTTTGCCCTCTGGAATCCTGCTTTATGCTCAAAAACT GTGTCAAAGAGATCTACAAGTAGCACGAATATTAGTAAATCTGCAGATGAAAATGTTATTGTCAAACGCTCAAG GCGTGAGATACTTCAGGAGACAGCGCCCCATCTGGTCGACTCCATATGTGCTTATCGTGCTGGTTATGTTGCTCAg GATAGGAGGAGAATAGAGAGTGATTTTTTCAGTGGGAAGCTTTGTGGTATTGCTGCTACGAATGCCCTTGAGCTGGGTATCGATGTTGGACACATTGATGTAACTCTTCATCTAGGCTTCCCTGGTAGCATTGCTAG CCTGTGGCAGCAAGCTGGGAGATCTGGGAGAAGGGAAAGACCGTCACTTGCTATATATGTTGCATTTGAAGGGCCTCTGGATCAGTACTTTATGAAATTCCCCCAGAAACTCTTCAGGAGGCCAATTGAGTGTTGTCACGTTGATGCTCAAAACCAACag GTGCTTGAACAGCATTTGGTTTGCGCTGCTCTTGAACACCCATTGAGTTTGCTTTATGATGAGAAATATTTTGGTTCTGGTTTAAACAGTGCCATAACTTCACTTACAAATAGGGGATACCTGAGTTTTGATCCATCACGTGGTTCTTCTTCTAGAATATGGAACTACATTGGGCATGCG AAAATTCCTTCTCATGCAGTTAGTATTCGAGCGATAGAGACTGAAAAATACAAAGTCATAGACAAGGGCAGAGATGAACTacttgaagagattgaggaaagCAAGGCTTTCTTTCAG GTATATGATGGTGCTGTTTATATGCACCAAGGCAAGACCTATCTGGTAAAGGAGTTAGATATATCAAGAAAACTTGCTTTATGCCAACAAGCTGACTTGAAATATTACACCAAGACTCGTGATTATACTGATATTCATGTCATTGGCGGTGAGATT GCCTACCAAGCAAGGATTTCCAGGATCCAGTTTGCTAGAACAACTGCCCAAGTACATGATTGCAGAGTAACGACTACTTGGTTTGGCTTCCGTCGTATATGGAAAGGAAGCAATAAAGTCTTTGATACAGTTGAACTTTCACTACCTACATATTCATATCAGTCACAG GCAGTCTGGGTTCGAGTTCCACAATCAGTAAAAACAGCTGTGGAGATTCACAGGTTCTCATTTCGTGCAGGCTTGCATGCTGCTTCTCATGCTGTTCTAAACGTGGTCCCTCT GTATGTGATCTGCAACTCATCTGACTTGGCTCCAGAATGTTCAAACCCTCATGATACCCGCTATATTCCAGAAAGAATTCTATTGTATGATCCGCATCCTGGAGGGACTGGTTTTTCAGCACAG GTTCGATCACATTTCACTGAACTGTTAACTGCTGCTTTGGAACTCCTTATGTCATGCTGCTGCACGGGAGACACCGGTTGCCCTAACTGCATTCAA AATCTAGCTTGTGGGGAGTACAATGAGCTTTTACACAAGGATGCAGCCATTATGATTATAAAG GGTGTTCTGGAAGCAGAGGAGTCATACTTTGGAGGACACACTGATTCTTCAAAACCCTAG